In Salinigranum marinum, one DNA window encodes the following:
- a CDS encoding ABC transporter ATP-binding protein → MTDRAPLVEVRDLKKYYFEQDTLVDRLLGREARSVKAVDGVSFDIHEGETLGLVGESGCGKSTTGETLLRLREATGGEVRFDGDSVFDLSKTGLDAFRRRAQVVFQDPFSSLDPRMTVGDIVAEPFVVHDLPDEPGSKSKREWRRERASDLLERVGLSATQLDRYPHEFSGGQRQRIGIARALALDPEFVVLDEPVSALDVSVQAQVLNLLADLQAEFGLTYLFIAHDLSVVRHLCDRVAVMYLGNMVELGPTDEIFDAPAHPYTQALLESVPRASVAEHGRRVDALAGDVPSPRDPPSGCRFRTRCPAVIPPDDVEIDQSVYRDVMDLRDALERGELVPEAASERLDAAESDEAAFVDHVRESFFDGSLSGANARVVDEALGALARGEREVATATLRERFESVCETRRPERVGDGHGTACHLVADGETGDDRSRSDAPETN, encoded by the coding sequence ATGACTGACCGAGCGCCGCTGGTCGAGGTGCGCGACCTGAAGAAGTACTACTTCGAGCAGGACACCCTCGTCGACCGCCTCCTGGGCAGGGAGGCACGGAGCGTGAAGGCCGTCGACGGGGTGAGCTTCGACATCCACGAGGGGGAGACGCTCGGCCTCGTCGGCGAGTCCGGTTGCGGGAAGTCGACGACGGGCGAGACCCTGCTCCGACTGCGAGAGGCGACGGGCGGCGAGGTGCGGTTCGACGGCGACTCGGTGTTCGATCTCTCGAAGACGGGACTCGACGCCTTCCGCCGGCGGGCGCAGGTCGTCTTTCAGGATCCCTTCTCCAGTCTCGATCCCCGGATGACCGTCGGCGACATCGTCGCCGAGCCGTTCGTCGTCCACGACCTGCCCGACGAGCCCGGGTCGAAGAGCAAGCGCGAATGGCGGCGCGAGCGCGCGAGCGACCTCCTCGAACGGGTCGGGCTCTCGGCGACACAGCTCGACCGCTACCCACACGAGTTCTCGGGTGGGCAGCGCCAGCGGATCGGCATCGCCCGGGCACTGGCGCTCGATCCCGAGTTCGTCGTCCTCGACGAGCCCGTCTCCGCGCTCGACGTGAGCGTCCAGGCGCAGGTGCTGAACCTCCTCGCTGACCTCCAGGCAGAGTTCGGACTCACGTACCTGTTCATCGCACACGACCTCTCGGTCGTCCGGCACCTCTGTGACCGCGTCGCAGTGATGTACCTCGGGAACATGGTCGAACTCGGCCCGACGGACGAGATCTTCGACGCCCCGGCACACCCGTACACCCAGGCGCTCTTAGAGAGCGTTCCACGGGCCAGCGTCGCCGAACACGGCCGGCGGGTCGACGCGCTCGCGGGCGACGTCCCCTCGCCACGCGACCCGCCCTCGGGCTGTCGGTTCCGGACCCGCTGTCCAGCGGTGATCCCCCCCGACGACGTCGAGATCGACCAGTCGGTGTACCGCGACGTGATGGACCTCCGCGACGCGCTCGAACGGGGTGAGCTCGTCCCCGAGGCGGCCTCCGAGCGGCTCGACGCCGCCGAGAGCGACGAGGCGGCGTTCGTCGACCACGTCCGCGAGTCGTTCTTCGACGGCTCCCTCTCGGGAGCGAACGCCCGCGTGGTCGACGAGGCGCTCGGCGCGCTGGCCCGCGGGGAGCGCGAGGTGGCGACCGCGACGCTCCGCGAGCGGTTCGAGAGCGTCTGCGAGACGCGGCGTCCCGAGCGCGTCGGCGACGGTCACGGGACGGCCTGTCACCTCGTCGCCGACGGCGAGACCGGGGACGATCGATCCCGGTCCGACGCCCCGGAGACGAACTGA
- a CDS encoding ABC transporter ATP-binding protein, protein MSSDSSPGASAAADDLLRVRDLRTRFFTEEGQVNAVEGVNFDVRDGEVFGIVGESGSGKSVTALSLIDLVDAPGRITGGEVWYRDAPLADEFRDSTPEAVDGDFVDLRRLPGGVRRSLRGSSFSMVFQDPMSSFNPSITVGTQIAEAVEVQRRARANPRRTRSRTQGYGLGQYVRDTLLPSRDYVSEESRERAVELLDQVGIPDPEERATEHPHQFSGGMLQRAMVAQALAGEPDLLVADEPTTALDVTIQAQILNLLRDLQRDRGMSVVMITHDLGVIARMCDRVGVMYAGEIVERGTLEDVFDRPVHPYTQGLLGSIPDIEDPAPRLEPIPGNVPSLLDSEMGDRCYFADRCPKAMDDCLGRVAERPVDGEHAVRCVLADRGFDPDAALGDEYFAGEQPEVEEGEATADD, encoded by the coding sequence ATGAGCTCTGACTCTTCACCGGGCGCGTCGGCGGCCGCCGACGACCTGCTTCGGGTCCGCGACCTCCGGACCCGGTTTTTCACCGAGGAGGGCCAGGTCAACGCCGTCGAGGGCGTGAACTTCGACGTCCGCGACGGCGAGGTGTTCGGCATCGTCGGCGAGTCGGGGTCGGGGAAGTCGGTAACGGCGCTGTCGCTTATCGACCTCGTTGACGCGCCGGGGCGGATCACGGGCGGCGAGGTGTGGTATCGGGATGCACCACTCGCCGACGAGTTCCGCGACTCGACGCCCGAGGCGGTCGACGGGGACTTCGTCGACCTCCGCCGACTGCCCGGCGGCGTCCGGCGGTCGCTCCGTGGCTCGTCGTTCTCGATGGTGTTTCAGGACCCGATGTCGTCGTTCAACCCCTCGATCACCGTGGGGACCCAGATCGCCGAAGCCGTCGAGGTCCAGCGGCGCGCGCGGGCGAACCCCCGCCGGACGCGCTCGCGCACACAGGGGTACGGCCTCGGCCAGTACGTCCGCGACACGCTGCTCCCCTCGCGGGACTACGTCTCCGAGGAGAGCCGCGAGCGGGCGGTCGAACTGCTGGATCAGGTCGGCATTCCCGACCCCGAAGAGCGCGCCACGGAACACCCCCACCAGTTCTCCGGCGGGATGCTCCAGCGGGCGATGGTCGCCCAGGCGCTGGCGGGCGAGCCTGACCTCCTCGTCGCGGACGAACCCACGACGGCGCTCGACGTGACGATCCAGGCGCAGATCCTCAACCTCCTCCGCGACCTCCAGCGCGACCGGGGGATGAGCGTGGTGATGATCACCCACGACCTCGGCGTCATCGCGCGGATGTGCGACCGCGTCGGCGTGATGTACGCCGGCGAGATCGTCGAGCGCGGGACGCTCGAAGACGTGTTCGACCGCCCGGTCCACCCCTACACGCAGGGGCTGTTGGGATCGATCCCCGACATCGAAGACCCCGCGCCGCGACTGGAGCCGATCCCGGGCAACGTCCCCTCGCTCCTGGACAGCGAGATGGGCGACCGCTGTTACTTCGCCGACCGCTGTCCGAAGGCGATGGACGACTGCCTCGGTCGGGTCGCCGAGCGTCCGGTCGACGGCGAACACGCCGTCCGCTGTGTCCTCGCCGACCGGGGGTTCGACCCGGACGCGGCGCTCGGCGACGAGTACTTCGCGGGTGAGCAGCCCGAGGTCGAGGAGGGGGAGGCGACCGCCGATGACTGA
- a CDS encoding ABC transporter permease, which produces MPPGLLTRVLGSLRSAVSPRTLRNLRRELRRSGLAKLGIAVVAFVLLMAALAPLVAPYNPGSQNLEEARTPPLGFSTTETREVTVRENGSVVIEDGQVVTETRRVSNNATAAHPLGTDGNGRDILSRLVYGARTSMLVGVFGTALAALVGVCVGLTAGYARGRVDDSLMRAADVMLAFPSLVLAIALVGVWGQAQVTFPDPLVTSGVAAAWRGAVGLPSAGAMPTNVVLPGTVVVVVALVNWVWFARVSRGEALALRQEEYVKAARALGASDARIVFRHVLPNAITPILVLATIQVAAIILLESALSFLGFSGANVSWGFDIALGRQYQSTAWWISTMPGLAIVVTVIGLNLVGDWLRDALDPGIEGEGGV; this is translated from the coding sequence ATGCCTCCTGGACTCCTCACCCGCGTTCTCGGGTCGCTCAGGTCGGCCGTCTCGCCGCGCACGCTGCGGAACCTCAGGCGCGAACTCCGCCGAAGCGGCCTCGCGAAACTCGGCATCGCGGTCGTCGCGTTCGTCCTCCTGATGGCGGCGCTCGCGCCGCTCGTCGCGCCGTACAACCCCGGCTCGCAGAACCTCGAAGAGGCGCGCACACCCCCGCTGGGCTTCTCGACGACCGAGACGCGGGAGGTGACCGTGCGGGAGAACGGCAGCGTCGTCATCGAGGACGGGCAGGTCGTTACCGAGACCAGGCGGGTGTCGAACAACGCCACCGCCGCGCATCCGCTCGGTACCGACGGCAACGGCCGCGACATCCTCTCCCGGCTCGTCTACGGCGCGCGTACCTCGATGCTCGTCGGCGTCTTCGGGACGGCGCTCGCCGCGCTCGTCGGCGTCTGCGTCGGCCTCACCGCGGGCTACGCGCGCGGCCGCGTGGACGACAGCCTGATGCGGGCCGCGGACGTGATGCTCGCGTTCCCGTCGCTCGTGTTGGCGATCGCGCTCGTCGGCGTCTGGGGCCAGGCGCAAGTGACCTTCCCCGATCCTCTCGTGACCTCCGGGGTCGCCGCGGCTTGGCGCGGCGCGGTCGGCCTCCCCTCGGCGGGGGCGATGCCGACGAACGTCGTCCTCCCGGGGACGGTCGTCGTCGTCGTCGCGCTCGTCAACTGGGTCTGGTTCGCGCGCGTCTCGCGCGGCGAGGCGCTCGCGCTCAGACAGGAGGAGTACGTCAAGGCCGCGCGGGCGCTCGGAGCCTCAGACGCGCGGATCGTCTTCAGACACGTGCTCCCGAACGCGATCACCCCGATCCTCGTGCTGGCGACGATCCAGGTGGCGGCGATCATCCTTCTCGAGAGCGCGCTCTCGTTCCTCGGCTTCTCCGGGGCGAACGTCTCGTGGGGGTTCGACATCGCGCTCGGTCGGCAGTACCAGTCGACGGCGTGGTGGATCTCGACCATGCCTGGCCTCGCCATCGTCGTCACCGTCATCGGGCTCAACCTCGTCGGTGACTGGCTCCGCGACGCGCTCGACCCCGGCATCGAAGGGGAGGGAGGGGTATGA
- a CDS encoding ABC transporter permease, which yields MSLARFLVKRALQGVLVVWGVVTVVFALRFVSPGDPANVLLPPDVDPAVRRQVVAELGLNDPLHVQYFDFVTGVPMGDLGFSLVTRTPVTARVVAKIPATLELAVAATVVAVVIAVPLGVVSATRRHDPADYGATLFSLLGISTPNFWLGVMLIIILAVQLDLFPTSQRPIGLDGVVGLLLAGRVAGAADGLLTWLWHVTLPAITLGTYFTALITRLTRSGMLDELGKTYVRAARAKGLPETLTRYRHALRNTLIPVITVVGLQLGTLIGGAVITEAVFAWPGLGTLIIDSINARDWPVLQGSLIVVAVAFVLVNIVVDTLYAYVNPQVAFD from the coding sequence ATGTCGCTGGCCAGGTTCCTCGTCAAGCGGGCCCTCCAGGGTGTCCTCGTCGTCTGGGGCGTCGTGACGGTCGTCTTCGCCCTCCGGTTCGTCTCGCCGGGCGATCCCGCGAACGTCCTGCTCCCACCGGACGTCGACCCTGCGGTCCGCCGGCAGGTCGTCGCGGAGCTCGGGCTGAACGACCCCCTGCACGTCCAGTACTTCGACTTCGTCACCGGCGTTCCGATGGGCGATCTCGGCTTCTCGCTCGTCACCCGAACGCCCGTCACGGCGCGGGTCGTCGCGAAGATCCCGGCGACGCTGGAGCTGGCGGTCGCGGCGACGGTCGTCGCGGTCGTCATCGCCGTCCCGCTCGGCGTCGTGAGCGCCACCCGGCGGCACGACCCCGCGGACTACGGCGCGACGCTGTTTTCGCTTCTGGGCATCTCGACGCCAAACTTCTGGCTCGGCGTGATGCTCATCATCATCCTCGCCGTCCAACTGGATCTGTTCCCGACGAGCCAGCGCCCGATCGGCCTCGACGGCGTCGTCGGACTGCTCCTCGCAGGGCGCGTCGCCGGCGCGGCCGACGGCCTCCTGACGTGGCTCTGGCACGTCACGCTCCCGGCGATCACGCTCGGGACGTACTTCACGGCGCTCATCACCCGGCTCACCAGGAGCGGGATGCTCGACGAACTGGGGAAGACGTACGTCCGTGCGGCGCGCGCGAAGGGGTTACCCGAGACGCTCACGCGCTACCGCCACGCGCTCCGCAACACGCTCATCCCGGTCATCACGGTCGTCGGCCTCCAGTTGGGGACGCTCATCGGCGGGGCGGTCATCACGGAGGCGGTGTTCGCGTGGCCCGGGCTCGGCACCCTGATCATCGACAGCATCAACGCCCGGGACTGGCCCGTCCTGCAGGGCTCGCTCATCGTCGTCGCCGTCGCGTTCGTCCTGGTGAACATCGTCGTCGACACGCTGTACGCGTACGTCAACCCACAGGTGGCGTTCGACTGA
- a CDS encoding ABC transporter substrate-binding protein, translating into MTSDDTLGRRRFLELSGTAAAVAGLAGCSGSGGGGGGSTQEFPVTIVQGNMPSGLDPHDHRETPTDVVMLHAYEGVLTRTADGSITEALATGYERVDGENTVRFQLREDVTFHNGDALAPEDVAYSINRIVREGVGFASPQSDQLAGVTGAEVADDGSVVVENDGLNPIVFSEFATYCDVMQQSWVEERSKAEIGQEMNGTGPFQLSSYTEDEEVVFTPYEDYWDDTAAVTELTFRAASEAGTRVNQLLQGEADVVVNVPPQEVQRVNDSDTARIASAPSTRVIYNAMRYDVEPFSSQAFRQAMNYAVDLDSIVENVLGGFGSATGQPTLDGFVGHNPDVDPYAYDPGQAEQLVEESGHAGVEIELNTPVGRYLKDLEIAQAVAGFIDELPNVSASVRQRDFGSLVDELLTGNIEDKPPWYLIGWGEATFDGGLVMTALLTSDGQLTSWSNEEFDALLSQAAEESGDTREATLREANALAHDQAPWIFLNRQFSVYGVSERVAWEARSDERIDAYAMSPQ; encoded by the coding sequence ATGACCTCCGACGACACGCTCGGTAGGCGGAGATTTCTCGAACTCAGCGGGACGGCGGCGGCCGTCGCGGGCCTCGCCGGCTGTAGCGGGAGTGGTGGTGGCGGCGGCGGATCGACCCAGGAGTTCCCCGTCACGATCGTCCAGGGGAACATGCCCTCGGGGCTGGACCCCCACGACCACCGCGAGACGCCGACGGACGTCGTCATGCTCCACGCGTACGAGGGCGTGCTCACCCGCACGGCCGACGGCTCGATCACCGAGGCACTCGCGACGGGGTACGAACGGGTCGACGGCGAGAACACGGTCCGGTTCCAGCTCCGCGAGGACGTCACCTTCCACAACGGCGACGCGCTCGCGCCCGAGGACGTCGCCTACTCGATCAACCGGATCGTCCGAGAGGGCGTCGGCTTCGCCAGCCCCCAGAGCGACCAGCTCGCGGGCGTCACCGGTGCCGAGGTGGCCGACGACGGGAGTGTCGTGGTCGAAAACGACGGGCTCAACCCCATCGTCTTCTCCGAGTTCGCCACCTACTGCGACGTGATGCAGCAGAGCTGGGTCGAGGAGCGCTCGAAGGCCGAGATCGGTCAGGAGATGAACGGCACCGGCCCGTTCCAGCTGTCGTCGTACACGGAGGACGAAGAGGTCGTGTTCACTCCGTACGAGGACTACTGGGACGACACCGCCGCGGTGACCGAACTGACGTTCCGCGCCGCGAGCGAGGCCGGCACCCGTGTCAACCAGCTCCTCCAGGGCGAGGCCGACGTGGTCGTGAACGTCCCGCCACAGGAGGTCCAGCGGGTCAACGACAGCGACACCGCACGCATCGCCTCGGCACCGAGCACGCGCGTCATCTACAACGCGATGCGGTACGACGTCGAGCCGTTCTCGTCGCAGGCGTTCCGCCAGGCGATGAACTACGCCGTCGACCTCGACAGCATCGTCGAGAACGTCCTCGGCGGCTTCGGATCGGCGACCGGCCAGCCCACGCTCGACGGCTTCGTCGGGCACAACCCCGACGTCGATCCGTACGCGTACGACCCCGGCCAGGCCGAGCAGCTGGTCGAAGAGAGTGGCCACGCGGGCGTGGAGATCGAACTCAACACGCCCGTCGGTCGCTACCTGAAAGACCTCGAGATCGCACAGGCGGTCGCGGGCTTCATCGACGAACTTCCCAACGTCTCTGCGTCCGTCCGCCAGCGCGACTTCGGCTCGCTCGTCGACGAGCTCCTCACGGGCAACATCGAGGACAAGCCGCCGTGGTATCTCATCGGCTGGGGCGAGGCGACGTTCGACGGCGGCCTCGTGATGACCGCGCTGTTGACGAGCGACGGCCAGCTCACTTCCTGGAGCAACGAGGAGTTCGACGCGCTGTTGAGCCAGGCGGCCGAAGAGTCGGGGGACACGCGCGAGGCCACGCTACGGGAGGCGAACGCGCTCGCACACGACCAGGCACCGTGGATCTTCCTGAACCGCCAGTTCAGCGTCTACGGCGTCTCCGAACGGGTCGCCTGGGAGGCTCGGAGCGACGAGCGCATCGACGCGTACGCGATGAGCCCGCAGTAG
- a CDS encoding ribonuclease H yields MAVHGRQTLRDLFDDSPTPHIAHPPRTHHRHFYVATDGSYRPDGGGLGAVIEARDGTRVARIALSDTPPDNNVAEYRALHLGLDVLAARAPRDALVGVLVDHDDLAGNVNSAVLETQQPGWRPGGDPSVPAGSEHHWRGIQARIAGFGELRAARIDSRDNPAHPLANAPAEYAHVNRQPDRCVLPSAANAGTEATDPQFPPPSRFDRPDRVGSAGSD; encoded by the coding sequence ATGGCCGTTCACGGCCGTCAGACGCTCCGGGACCTGTTCGACGACTCCCCGACGCCCCACATCGCGCACCCGCCGCGCACCCACCACCGTCACTTCTACGTCGCCACCGACGGCTCTTACCGACCCGACGGCGGCGGCCTCGGTGCCGTCATCGAGGCGCGCGATGGCACACGCGTCGCCCGCATCGCGCTCTCGGACACACCCCCCGACAACAACGTCGCCGAGTACCGTGCGCTCCACCTGGGTCTCGATGTCCTCGCCGCCCGTGCGCCGCGCGACGCGCTCGTCGGCGTCCTCGTCGACCACGACGACCTCGCGGGGAACGTCAACAGCGCCGTGTTGGAGACCCAACAGCCCGGCTGGCGACCCGGTGGGGACCCGTCGGTCCCGGCCGGGAGCGAACACCACTGGCGCGGCATCCAGGCGCGTATCGCCGGCTTCGGCGAACTCCGCGCCGCCCGAATCGACTCGCGGGACAACCCCGCCCACCCGCTCGCGAACGCGCCCGCGGAGTACGCGCACGTCAACCGACAGCCCGACCGGTGTGTCCTGCCGAGCGCGGCGAACGCCGGCACCGAGGCCACGGACCCGCAGTTCCCACCGCCGTCGCGGTTCGACCGCCCCGACCGCGTCGGCAGCGCCGGGAGCGACTGA